The following proteins are co-located in the Paludibaculum fermentans genome:
- a CDS encoding MFS transporter encodes MASSWSRLRAGAITLTLFSLAHFLVDVYSGSLGVLQPFLVARYGLNLSQAGLIGGLLVFSSSVTQPIYGYLSDRYRSKLFSCLGPAVAGLFILGATMAPGYGALLALMMLGGAGVSAFHPQGSSWSTSGMRGDRGGWMAVFISAGTLGMALSPAFFKEVIQRIGVDHLVWAAVPGVLLSVVMLVIVRAPGETGPRKVRSFDWAALQAVRGPMTILYLGVFFRSAVQVTYGQFLILYLSRERHYSLSDAAYLVTLYLSFGAVGGFLGGHLAERFGAKRIIVHSFLWSVPCMAVFFLVPGPVGVASLILGGFILLFTIPVNVVVAQQLVPSQAATVSALLMGFAWGMAGMLFIPLTGWIADHASLHTALFGLLVFPALGFVLTRRLPEDIGR; translated from the coding sequence GTGGCGTCATCGTGGTCGCGGCTCCGCGCCGGCGCTATCACGTTGACCTTGTTCTCGCTCGCCCATTTTCTGGTCGACGTCTACTCCGGGTCCTTGGGCGTCCTGCAGCCCTTCCTGGTCGCCCGTTACGGACTCAACCTGTCGCAAGCGGGGTTAATCGGCGGACTCCTGGTCTTCAGCTCCTCCGTCACGCAGCCAATTTATGGCTACCTTTCGGATAGGTACCGGTCGAAGCTCTTCTCCTGTCTAGGGCCCGCCGTGGCCGGATTGTTCATCCTCGGGGCCACCATGGCTCCGGGCTACGGGGCCTTGCTGGCACTCATGATGCTCGGCGGAGCGGGCGTCAGCGCCTTCCATCCGCAGGGCTCGTCGTGGTCCACCTCCGGCATGCGCGGCGATCGCGGCGGCTGGATGGCGGTGTTCATCAGCGCGGGCACCCTCGGCATGGCGCTGTCGCCGGCCTTCTTCAAGGAAGTGATCCAGCGCATCGGCGTCGACCACCTGGTCTGGGCCGCGGTCCCGGGCGTACTCCTCAGCGTGGTCATGCTCGTGATTGTCCGGGCTCCCGGCGAGACCGGGCCGCGCAAAGTTCGAAGCTTCGATTGGGCGGCGCTTCAGGCGGTACGCGGGCCCATGACGATTCTGTACCTCGGCGTGTTCTTCCGGTCGGCGGTGCAGGTCACCTACGGCCAATTCCTGATTCTCTACCTGAGCAGGGAACGGCATTATTCTCTGAGCGATGCGGCCTATTTGGTCACGTTGTACTTGAGCTTTGGAGCCGTCGGTGGATTCCTCGGCGGACACCTGGCGGAGCGCTTTGGGGCGAAGCGGATTATCGTCCATTCGTTCCTTTGGTCGGTGCCCTGCATGGCCGTCTTCTTCCTGGTGCCGGGACCCGTCGGCGTGGCGAGTTTGATTTTGGGTGGGTTCATCCTTTTGTTTACGATTCCTGTGAATGTTGTTGTAGCGCAACAGCTTGTTCCATCTCAGGCAGCTACCGTTTCGGCCTTGCTGATGGGTTTTGCCTGGGGTATGGCGGGTATGCTGTTTATTCCGCTGACGGGTTGGATCGCGGACCACGCTTCGTTGCATACGGCGCTGTTCGGTTTGCTGGTGTTTCCCGCCTTGGGTTTTGTCTTGACGAGAAGGTTGCCGGAGGATATTGGCCGATGA
- a CDS encoding AAA family ATPase — translation MLRGLVICPDSELAERLEQALSETGQIVLVRDLDRYPTELEFMRFARAHAPQVVFLSTESLPKATEIIRLVDREFPGLQLVAVHRSTDAEVLLDIMRAGVREFLSLPFANQAIYDTLARVEAVAQKRPAAVNATDQLFAFLPSKQGVGTSTVALNAAVALSRNPETGVLLLDMDLTSGIIGFMLKLNNAHSVVEAAENALTLDESLWPQLVTRVGQMDVLHSGRLNPDFRIESSQVRHLLEFARRHYRAICVDLSGNLERYSLEIMHEAKRIFLVVTPEIPSLHLAREKFNFLNGLELGDRVSVLLNRGHKRSVVSPAQIEDLLGVPVMMNFSNDYQGVHRALQSGRAVDPTTELGKQFTNLANAILEKKTMEIDTKKRFVEYFSILPSRYSSVGADPKKSAG, via the coding sequence ATGTTGAGGGGACTTGTCATCTGTCCGGATTCCGAGTTGGCGGAACGGCTGGAACAAGCTCTGTCGGAAACGGGCCAGATCGTACTCGTTCGCGATCTGGATCGGTACCCGACGGAACTTGAGTTCATGCGGTTTGCCCGGGCGCATGCACCGCAGGTAGTATTTCTCAGCACCGAGTCGCTGCCGAAAGCGACCGAGATCATCCGTCTGGTGGATCGCGAATTCCCTGGATTGCAGTTGGTCGCGGTGCATCGTTCGACCGACGCTGAAGTTCTGCTGGATATCATGCGGGCAGGCGTCCGCGAGTTTTTGTCCCTGCCGTTTGCGAATCAAGCCATTTACGACACCCTGGCTCGAGTCGAGGCGGTGGCGCAGAAGCGTCCGGCGGCGGTGAACGCGACTGATCAGCTCTTCGCGTTTCTGCCTTCGAAGCAGGGAGTGGGTACCTCCACGGTCGCCTTAAACGCCGCGGTGGCACTGTCGCGCAATCCGGAAACCGGGGTCCTGCTTCTCGACATGGACCTGACGTCGGGCATCATCGGCTTCATGCTGAAGCTGAACAATGCGCATTCTGTCGTGGAAGCCGCCGAGAACGCCCTGACTCTCGACGAATCCCTTTGGCCTCAACTGGTGACGCGTGTCGGCCAGATGGACGTGCTCCATTCCGGCCGGTTGAATCCTGACTTCCGCATCGAGTCTTCCCAGGTCCGGCATCTCCTGGAGTTCGCCCGCCGCCACTACCGCGCCATCTGCGTGGATCTGTCGGGCAACCTGGAGCGCTATTCGCTGGAAATCATGCACGAGGCCAAGCGCATCTTCCTGGTGGTGACACCGGAGATTCCTTCGCTGCACCTAGCCCGGGAGAAGTTCAATTTCCTCAATGGGTTGGAGCTTGGCGACCGCGTGAGTGTGCTGCTCAACCGCGGCCACAAACGCAGCGTCGTGAGCCCGGCGCAGATAGAGGATCTGCTGGGCGTGCCGGTGATGATGAACTTCTCGAACGACTACCAGGGCGTCCATCGCGCGCTGCAGTCGGGCCGCGCCGTGGATCCGACCACGGAACTGGGCAAGCAGTTCACCAACCTGGCGAACGCCATCCTCGAGAAGAAGACCATGGAAATCGACACCAAGAAGCGGTTCGTGGAGTACTTCTCCATCCTGCCTTCGCGCTACTCCTCGGTGGGCGCCGATCCAAAGAAATCCGCCGGTTAG
- a CDS encoding 7-carboxy-7-deazaguanine synthase QueE: MRVSEIFTTIQGEGILSGVPSLFLRVSGCNLRCTWCDTPYTSWQPEGEEADLDSLVRRVESEPGYRHVVITGGEPMLFAETVELTRQLRALGRHITIETAGTVWQPVECDLMSLSPKLANSTPWDREGGRYAVGHERLRYRPDVLRRLMADYDYQVKFVVAQPGDLEEIRKIVTEIDANPERILLMPEGVSADRLQERTEWLVEICKQNGYRFCPRLHVLIYGNRRGV; this comes from the coding sequence GTGAGAGTCTCCGAGATTTTCACCACTATTCAGGGAGAAGGAATCCTCTCTGGAGTGCCTTCGCTGTTCCTTCGCGTGTCCGGCTGCAATCTCCGATGCACCTGGTGTGACACGCCCTATACCTCCTGGCAGCCGGAGGGGGAAGAGGCGGATCTGGACTCCTTGGTCCGGCGGGTCGAATCGGAGCCCGGCTACCGGCATGTGGTGATCACGGGCGGGGAGCCGATGTTGTTTGCCGAAACCGTCGAATTGACGCGGCAACTGCGGGCGTTGGGCCGGCATATCACCATCGAAACCGCGGGCACGGTGTGGCAACCCGTGGAATGCGACCTGATGAGCCTGAGTCCCAAGCTGGCCAATTCGACGCCCTGGGACCGGGAAGGCGGACGGTATGCGGTGGGCCACGAACGGCTGCGTTACCGGCCGGATGTGCTGCGACGCCTGATGGCGGATTACGACTACCAGGTCAAGTTTGTGGTGGCTCAGCCAGGCGACCTGGAGGAGATCCGAAAGATCGTCACCGAAATCGATGCGAATCCTGAGCGCATCCTCCTTATGCCCGAAGGTGTTTCCGCCGATAGACTGCAAGAGCGTACCGAATGGCTTGTAGAGATCTGCAAGCAGAACGGTTACCGGTTCTGCCCGCGGCTGCATGTGCTGATTTACGGCAATCGGCGTGGAGTGTAG
- the queC gene encoding 7-cyano-7-deazaguanine synthase QueC, translated as MRAVCLLSGGLDSATTLACALRDGFEVYSISFDYGQRHQVELECAQRVSDALGAAAHKVIKIDLRAFGGSALTADIDVPKGRPTAEMGEGIPITYVPARNTVFLSIALAWAEVLGATDIYLGVNAVDYSGYPDCRPEYIEAFEKMANLATKAGVEGHGALKIHTPLISLSKAEIIQLGVSLGVDYGLTHSCYDPVEGRPCGRCDSCQLRLAGFVEAGLRDPLEYAG; from the coding sequence ATGAGGGCAGTGTGCCTGTTGAGCGGCGGATTGGATTCGGCGACGACCCTCGCCTGTGCACTCCGTGATGGCTTTGAAGTATATAGTATTTCATTTGATTACGGCCAAAGACATCAAGTGGAACTTGAATGCGCGCAGCGCGTCTCTGACGCACTTGGCGCCGCCGCGCACAAAGTGATCAAGATTGACCTGCGCGCCTTCGGCGGCTCCGCCTTGACGGCGGACATCGACGTCCCCAAGGGGCGTCCCACCGCCGAAATGGGGGAAGGCATCCCGATCACCTACGTACCTGCCCGGAACACGGTCTTCCTCTCCATTGCCTTGGCTTGGGCTGAGGTGCTCGGGGCCACCGATATCTACCTAGGGGTCAATGCGGTGGATTACTCGGGCTATCCCGACTGCCGGCCCGAGTACATCGAGGCCTTCGAGAAGATGGCCAACCTGGCCACCAAGGCGGGCGTCGAAGGGCATGGCGCACTCAAAATCCATACCCCTCTCATCAGCCTCTCCAAGGCCGAGATCATCCAGCTAGGTGTCTCATTAGGCGTGGATTACGGGTTGACGCACAGTTGCTACGACCCGGTGGAAGGCCGCCCCTGCGGGCGCTGCGATTCCTGCCAGTTGCGGCTGGCCGGCTTCGTGGAGGCCGGGCTGAGGGATCCGCTGGAGTATGCGGGGTGA